The Candidatus Hydrogenedentota bacterium DNA segment CAAGGGCCTGCTTTCCAAGTGAAGGCGGAATCCCTGAAACGGTGGCTCCGAGCGCAAGAGAGGAAACGTCCCATGAATCGTGGCTTTACATTCTCGATTCTCGTTCTGGGTATGGCCTTCGGCGTCGTGTTATTGCCCGTGGCCCACGGAGCGACGGAATACCACGTTTCAGTCAACGGCGACGACGCCAACAATGGAACGGCCTCCAGTATGTTCAAGACCATCTCAGCCGCGGCTCGGGTCGCGCAACCCGGTGACGTGATCACCGTGCACGAAGGGGTGTACCGCGAACGCGTGACGCCCCCCCGCGGCGGGGAGTCGGACACGCAGCGCATCGTCTATCAGGCCGCGCCGGGTGAGCATGTCGAGATCAAGGGCTCGGAGGCCGTCGCAGGCTGGGAGAAGGTTCAGCACGACACCTGGAAGGTGGTCCTGCCAAATACATTCTTCGGCGATTACAATCCCTTTGCCGACCCTGTTCACGGCGACTGGTTCAACCCGAAAGGCCGGGTACACCACACGGGCGCGGTCTATCTTGACGGCCATTGGCTCATCGAAGCGGCCAGCTTGGACGAGGTGCTGGCACCCGCGGGGACCGTTCCGTCCTGGCTGAGCCGCGCGGGCGACGAATACCTGTTGAACGTGGCGTGGCTGCGTCCTCTGAACGGGCCGCCGGATGGCGAGCGCATTCAAGCGACGGGCTTTGCTGCAAAGAACGGCACGCAGAACGCCCCGTGTTCGGAAGGGGGAGAGTGTATCGGCTTCATTCTGGACGGCCACTGGGTCACATATCAGAACGTCGATTTCAAAAACGCCACCGAGCAGCTCGAGATCCGCGCTGCGTCGGCCAGCCGCGGGGGAATCATCGAGCTCCGGCTCGATGCCCAGGACGGACAGTTGCTCGGCGCGTGTTCGGTTCCAAACACGGGCGGTTGGCAGTCATGGGAGAGTTTCACGGCCAAGGTCAGCCCTCTGGGCGGGGTCAAGACCCTGTGCCTGGTGTTCAGGAGCTTCGAGCCGAAACCTGCTCCCGAATCCGTCCAGTTGTGGTACGCCGAGGTGGGCGAAAAAGACACCGAGATCTGGGCGCAGTTCAAAGGAGTGAATCCCAACGAGCGGCTGGTGGAGGTCAACGTGCGGCGGGCTGTCTTCTATCCAGACAAACCGTTCGTGAACTACCTCACCGTGCGAGGCTTCACGATGGAGCAAGCCGCCACACAGTGGGCGCCCCCCACCGCCGAGCAGATCGGGGTGATCGGCACCCATTGGAGCAAAGGGTGGCTCATCGAGAACAACACCATCCGTTACTCGGTCTGCACCGGCCTGACGCTCGGAAAGTACGGCGACCAGTATGACAACACCTCTGCCGATACCGCCGAAGGTTACGTTGAGACCATCCATCGCGCGCTGGAAAACGGATGGAACAAAGAGACTATCGGCAGCCACATGGTCCGCAACAACACCATTTCGCACTGCGAGCAATCGGGCATCGTCGGAAGCCTGGGCGCCATCTTCAGCACCGTTACCGGCAACACGATCCGCGATATCCATGTCCGGCAACTGTTCGGCGGCGCGGAAATGGCGGGGATCAAATTCCACGGGGCGATTGACACGGTGATCAGCAACAATCACATCTACCGGTGTAACCAGGGCATCTGGCTGGACTGGATGGCGCAGGGCACGCGCGTCTCCCGGAACCTGTTTCACGACAATCTGGGCCAGGACCTGTTTGTCGAGGTCAACCACGGGCCGTTCGTTGTGGACAACAACCTGTTCCTGTCGACGACCTCACTACTCTCCGTATCGCAAGGCGGCGCATACGCGCACAACCTGTTTGCGGGCAATTTCCATCTGCTGGGGTTTGATGGCCGCATGACCCCTTTTCACAAAGCCCATTCCACGGAACTAGCGGGCATGCACAACAACCCGCGCGGCGACGACCGCTACTACAACAACCTGTTTGTGCGGTCTCACGGCCTGAACGATTACGACGAAGCGCAGCTCCCCGTGTACATGAACGGCAACGTGTTTCTAAAAGGCGCACGGCCTTCAAGACACGAGAATGCGCCGCTGATCCGCGAAGAGTACGACCCGCAAGCCACCTTGATTGAACGAGCGGATGGCGTGTATCTCGAGAGCGTTTTCGACCCGGCCTGGACCTCCGGGCAGAACCGCCCTCTGGTCACTACGGAACTTCTGGGAACGGCCCAAATCCCCAGCCTGCCGTACGAAAACCGGGACGGCGCCCCGCTGCGTATCGATGCAGACTATTGGGGAAACCCGCGAGACGCCGAGAACCTCTCTCCCGGCCCGTTTGCACGTCTCAGCGAAGGGAAACAGACGCTCAAGGTCTGGCCTGTTGACGTTTCCGAGTAAGCGGACGCCTGTTGCATAAGGCAGGCGCACTTCAAGGTAACAGGGGCTTTCGCCGCGGCGCCGCATTCAGTGGCTATCGAAAAGCTCCCATTTTGCGTGGCTGGCGGGAACACACTCTTTCGTGCGGGGAAACTGACCGTGTGGCGCGAGCGTACACTACGAATTGCGCATGATGAAGAGATAGTTAAACCCGCGCAGGAAGTAGTTGCCCTTTTCGGCTTCGGTGTGGTAATGCCGGCGCATAAGCGTACGGTTACGGCGGGTGACGGCGATGATGTCGACCGGCTCGAAACGTTGGCGCAAGAGGTCAAAGAGTTCGAAGCCGACGGGACAGAACGGCTTGCCCTTGCGGAACGAGTCGGAACAATAGAGCGCCATGCAGCGGTTTGGTTTGAGGATCCGGGCGGCTTCCTTGATCACGACAGCCATGGCGTCGTAGTACTCGGGCCCGGC contains these protein-coding regions:
- a CDS encoding carbohydrate-binding protein encodes the protein MNRGFTFSILVLGMAFGVVLLPVAHGATEYHVSVNGDDANNGTASSMFKTISAAARVAQPGDVITVHEGVYRERVTPPRGGESDTQRIVYQAAPGEHVEIKGSEAVAGWEKVQHDTWKVVLPNTFFGDYNPFADPVHGDWFNPKGRVHHTGAVYLDGHWLIEAASLDEVLAPAGTVPSWLSRAGDEYLLNVAWLRPLNGPPDGERIQATGFAAKNGTQNAPCSEGGECIGFILDGHWVTYQNVDFKNATEQLEIRAASASRGGIIELRLDAQDGQLLGACSVPNTGGWQSWESFTAKVSPLGGVKTLCLVFRSFEPKPAPESVQLWYAEVGEKDTEIWAQFKGVNPNERLVEVNVRRAVFYPDKPFVNYLTVRGFTMEQAATQWAPPTAEQIGVIGTHWSKGWLIENNTIRYSVCTGLTLGKYGDQYDNTSADTAEGYVETIHRALENGWNKETIGSHMVRNNTISHCEQSGIVGSLGAIFSTVTGNTIRDIHVRQLFGGAEMAGIKFHGAIDTVISNNHIYRCNQGIWLDWMAQGTRVSRNLFHDNLGQDLFVEVNHGPFVVDNNLFLSTTSLLSVSQGGAYAHNLFAGNFHLLGFDGRMTPFHKAHSTELAGMHNNPRGDDRYYNNLFVRSHGLNDYDEAQLPVYMNGNVFLKGARPSRHENAPLIREEYDPQATLIERADGVYLESVFDPAWTSGQNRPLVTTELLGTAQIPSLPYENRDGAPLRIDADYWGNPRDAENLSPGPFARLSEGKQTLKVWPVDVSE